A single region of the Novosphingobium sp. SL115 genome encodes:
- a CDS encoding peptidoglycan DD-metalloendopeptidase family protein, producing the protein MRNWFPERELFMRSHGQVRFIRISTRLQMIVAGGIAAAVLLWLAVMVATLVSQFTAARDHAALLEREAAVASHESRVAKYRGGLEDVADDLNRRQDFIEKAIEGTIGELPKDLPQGTVSDSSGEAEKTVRKISIELPEARRLAEVEARQLAFIERLTRFADARAMAAETAIRRVGLNPAMLRTSAREGMGGPLIRLFTGKDETVDPRFARLGASLERMAGLEQGLRRIPSTLPASLEYISSGFGYRSDPFTGGAAFHAGLDFRGPIGAPIYAAASGTISFVGVKQGYGNCVEISHGNGLMTRYAHMSRTGASLGQKIDAGAEIGKIGNTGRSTGPHLHFEVRINDRPVNPRPFLEANRHVQEISAGNRAHQHGE; encoded by the coding sequence GTGCGCAACTGGTTTCCTGAGCGTGAACTCTTCATGCGTTCGCACGGGCAGGTGCGCTTCATCCGCATATCCACACGCCTGCAGATGATCGTCGCTGGCGGTATTGCTGCTGCGGTTCTGTTGTGGCTGGCCGTCATGGTCGCGACGCTGGTTTCGCAATTCACCGCCGCGCGCGATCATGCCGCGCTGCTGGAACGCGAAGCAGCGGTGGCATCGCACGAAAGCCGCGTGGCCAAATATCGCGGCGGGCTAGAAGATGTAGCCGATGACCTGAACCGCCGGCAGGACTTCATCGAAAAGGCCATCGAAGGCACCATTGGCGAATTGCCCAAGGATCTGCCGCAAGGCACTGTATCCGACAGCAGCGGCGAGGCGGAAAAGACTGTCCGCAAGATTTCGATTGAACTGCCCGAAGCACGCAGGCTGGCCGAAGTCGAAGCCCGTCAGCTTGCTTTCATCGAACGACTCACCCGCTTTGCCGATGCCCGCGCCATGGCCGCCGAAACCGCCATTCGCCGCGTCGGTCTGAACCCCGCCATGCTGCGCACATCTGCGCGTGAAGGCATGGGCGGCCCGCTGATCCGCCTGTTCACCGGCAAGGATGAAACCGTCGATCCGCGCTTTGCCCGCCTTGGTGCCAGCCTTGAACGCATGGCAGGGCTGGAACAGGGACTGCGCCGCATTCCCAGCACCCTGCCCGCCAGCCTTGAATATATCTCCAGCGGGTTCGGCTATCGGTCGGACCCGTTCACCGGCGGCGCGGCATTCCATGCCGGGCTTGATTTTCGCGGCCCCATCGGCGCGCCCATCTATGCTGCCGCATCCGGCACCATCAGCTTTGTCGGGGTCAAGCAAGGTTACGGCAATTGCGTTGAAATCAGTCACGGCAACGGGCTGATGACGCGCTATGCTCACATGTCGCGCACTGGGGCCAGCCTTGGCCAAAAGATCGACGCCGGGGCCGAAATCGGCAAGATCGGCAATACGGGCCGTTCCACCGGTCCCCACCTTCACTTCGAGGTGCGAATCAATGACCGTCCGGTCAATCCGCGCCCCTTCCTTGAGGCAAACAGGCATGTTCAGGAAATCAGCGCCGGAAACCGGGCGCACCAGCACGGGGAGTAA
- the rsfS gene encoding ribosome silencing factor — MTSVQPLPAKADASTAPTPDKGAKTPAALHDLVLQSLDDDQAQEVVSIPLEGKSSVADFMVIASGRSTRQVASMAQKLSERVKQNGFGHVRIEGLPAADWVLIDAGDVVIHLFRPEVRTFYNLERMWGFGDQGAA, encoded by the coding sequence ATGACAAGCGTTCAACCGCTGCCGGCCAAGGCCGACGCCAGCACTGCCCCTACCCCTGACAAGGGGGCCAAGACTCCCGCCGCCCTGCACGATCTCGTGTTGCAGTCGCTTGACGACGATCAGGCGCAGGAGGTGGTTTCCATCCCGCTCGAAGGCAAAAGCTCGGTCGCCGATTTCATGGTGATCGCTTCGGGCCGCTCCACCCGCCAGGTTGCCTCAATGGCGCAGAAGCTGTCGGAACGGGTCAAGCAGAACGGTTTTGGCCACGTTCGCATCGAAGGCCTGCCTGCCGCAGACTGGGTGCTGATCGATGCGGGCGATGTGGTGATCCATCTGTTCCGCCCAGAAGTGCGCACGTTCTACAACCTTGAACGCATGTGGGGCTTTGGAGATCAGGGCGCGGCATAA
- a CDS encoding glutamate-5-semialdehyde dehydrogenase, which yields MSTQLQMSAESVTELVEGLARAARTAQRSLARMDAPAKERALKLAAKALRAAEADILAANAQDMANGAANGLTSALLDRLKLTSERLASVADAVEQVASLADPVGEVIGESARPNGMVLQRVRIPVGVIGIIYESRPNVTADAAALCVRSGNAAILRGGSEAVHSNRAIHKALVEGLAEGGVPAEAVQLLPTQDRAAVGAMLAAAGLIDMIVPRGGKSLVARVQADARVPVLAHLDGINHTFVHAAADPAMAQSIVFNAKMRRTGICGAMETLLIDATYPDPHGLVTPLIDAGCELRGDARARAIDPRIAPAAANDWDTEYLDAILSVAVVDGLDEALAHISAHASGHTDAIVTDDQAVADRFLVEVDSAIVMHNASSQFADGGEFGLGAEIGIATGRLHARGPVALEGLTTYKWLVRGAGQVRP from the coding sequence ATGTCTACGCAGCTTCAGATGTCCGCCGAATCCGTCACCGAACTGGTTGAAGGGCTGGCCCGTGCCGCGCGCACGGCGCAGCGCAGCCTTGCCCGGATGGATGCGCCAGCCAAGGAACGCGCGTTGAAACTGGCCGCAAAGGCGTTGCGTGCGGCGGAAGCCGATATTCTGGCCGCCAATGCGCAGGACATGGCCAATGGCGCGGCCAATGGCCTGACGTCGGCCCTGCTGGACCGGTTGAAGCTGACGAGCGAACGCCTTGCCAGCGTGGCCGACGCAGTAGAACAGGTTGCTTCGCTGGCCGACCCTGTGGGTGAGGTGATTGGCGAATCGGCCCGGCCCAACGGTATGGTGCTGCAGCGGGTGCGCATTCCCGTGGGCGTGATCGGCATCATTTACGAAAGCCGCCCCAATGTTACGGCAGATGCCGCCGCGCTGTGCGTGCGGTCAGGCAATGCCGCCATCCTTCGCGGCGGATCAGAGGCGGTGCATTCCAACCGCGCCATCCACAAGGCGCTGGTCGAAGGTCTGGCCGAAGGCGGGGTTCCTGCAGAAGCGGTACAGCTTCTGCCCACGCAGGACCGTGCCGCAGTGGGGGCCATGCTGGCGGCGGCGGGGCTGATCGACATGATCGTGCCGCGCGGCGGCAAAAGCCTTGTTGCGCGGGTTCAGGCCGATGCGCGGGTGCCGGTGCTGGCCCATCTGGACGGCATCAATCACACTTTCGTCCATGCCGCTGCCGATCCGGCGATGGCGCAATCCATCGTGTTCAACGCCAAGATGCGCCGCACCGGCATTTGCGGGGCAATGGAAACGCTGCTGATCGATGCGACCTATCCTGATCCGCATGGCCTTGTGACGCCGCTGATCGATGCGGGTTGCGAGCTGCGCGGCGATGCCCGCGCTCGCGCCATCGACCCGCGCATTGCGCCTGCAGCGGCGAACGACTGGGATACTGAATATCTCGATGCGATCCTGTCGGTCGCCGTGGTGGACGGGCTGGACGAAGCGCTGGCGCACATTTCCGCCCATGCATCGGGTCATACCGACGCCATCGTGACAGACGATCAGGCTGTGGCCGACCGCTTTCTGGTGGAAGTCGACAGCGCCATTGTGATGCACAACGCATCCAGCCAGTTTGCCGATGGCGGCGAATTTGGGCTTGGCGCGGAAATCGGCATTGCCACGGGCAGGCTTCACGCGCGCGGCCCCGTCGCACTTGAAGGGCTGACGACCTATAAGTGGCTGGTGCGCGGTGCGGGGCAGGTGCGGCCCTGA
- a CDS encoding bactofilin family protein, translated as MAATFSVLGTDVSVKGDLSATADLHIDGNVEGDISCAALVQGEKSTVTGAIRAESARLSGTVHGSIEARELVILKSARIHGDVTYDALTIEQGAQVDGRFSHRVHATGEEPSLTLVS; from the coding sequence ATGGCCGCGACCTTTTCCGTGCTGGGCACCGACGTTTCGGTAAAGGGTGACCTTAGCGCGACCGCCGACCTGCACATCGACGGCAACGTCGAAGGCGACATTTCATGTGCCGCGTTGGTTCAGGGCGAAAAAAGCACGGTCACCGGTGCGATTCGCGCTGAAAGCGCCCGCCTTTCGGGCACAGTCCACGGATCAATCGAAGCGCGAGAACTGGTCATTCTGAAATCTGCACGGATTCACGGTGACGTCACGTATGACGCGCTGACCATTGAACAGGGCGCACAAGTCGATGGCCGCTTCTCGCACCGCGTTCATGCGACCGGCGAAGAGCCTTCTCTGACGCTGGTAAGCTGA
- a CDS encoding nicotinate-nucleotide adenylyltransferase, producing the protein MAGARCGAGAALKSPAAPLTGLFGGSFNPAHGGHRRVSLFALEALGLDEVWWLVSPGNVLKPAAGMAPLPVRLASARVQARNAPIRATAIERELGTRFTVDTLRAIARRYPKRRFVWIMGADNLAQFHRWKHWRMIAQEMPIAVIARPGYDAPALASPAMAWLRRWRQRPGQFVSGAMRSAPALTFLRFDPDPRSASAIRAADPEWAGRFGTASLRDAVTHRLLPPLVSGRKS; encoded by the coding sequence GTGGCTGGTGCGCGGTGCGGGGCAGGTGCGGCCCTGAAAAGCCCTGCCGCGCCCCTGACCGGACTTTTCGGCGGCAGTTTCAATCCCGCGCATGGCGGCCACCGCCGCGTCAGTCTGTTTGCACTCGAAGCGCTGGGGCTGGACGAAGTGTGGTGGCTGGTGTCGCCCGGCAATGTGCTGAAACCGGCTGCGGGCATGGCGCCCTTGCCGGTGCGGCTGGCATCGGCGCGGGTGCAGGCGCGCAACGCGCCGATCCGTGCGACGGCGATTGAGCGGGAGTTAGGCACACGCTTTACCGTCGATACCCTGCGCGCGATCGCGCGGCGCTATCCCAAGCGGCGCTTTGTGTGGATCATGGGAGCGGACAATCTGGCACAGTTCCATCGCTGGAAGCACTGGCGGATGATTGCGCAAGAGATGCCGATTGCGGTGATTGCGCGACCGGGGTATGATGCACCTGCCTTGGCAAGTCCTGCCATGGCCTGGCTGCGCCGCTGGCGTCAGCGGCCCGGACAGTTTGTTTCCGGCGCAATGCGGAGCGCTCCGGCGCTGACATTCCTTCGCTTCGATCCAGACCCTCGTTCGGCTAGCGCGATTCGCGCCGCCGATCCTGAATGGGCTGGCCGTTTTGGAACTGCCAGTTTGCGCGATGCAGTGACGCATCGCCTGCTTCCACCCCTTGTTTCGGGGCGGAAATCCTGA
- a CDS encoding S41 family peptidase translates to MKFAALLRATALVSAVALIPAATAGLAAVDARSGPEFGKLLAVYERVKANYVEPVDDDKLLKGAIDGMLATLDPHSSYLDARDFENLRTQTEGSYGGLGLSVTMDDGAVKVIAPTKGSPADLAGVKAGDFITHLDGKLIYGGSLDEAVDQMRGVPGTQIQLSVFRPGRDEPFDVTITRQIIELKPVEWELQGNVAVISVSSFSADVGTSVQKAWNDVRAKTGGKVTGLVLDLRSNPGGLLDEAVALSDLFLDKGTIVSQRGRYARDNEVYPAETMTKGDIAKGVPMIVLIDEGSASASEIVAGALQDQHRAVVMGQRSFGKGSVQTLIPLTRDTAIKLTTARYFTPSGRSVQEGGIDPDITVPQISDPDMRKRQLRSYRESDLRGHLINEIKLDDKDLEKDKVEDPRFKMTPEELKAKDIKDFQLYYAVQTLNRTSGPRPALAAKLKR, encoded by the coding sequence ATGAAGTTCGCCGCCTTATTGCGCGCCACGGCGCTTGTTTCTGCTGTTGCGCTGATTCCGGCGGCCACCGCTGGTCTTGCTGCGGTCGATGCGCGATCCGGGCCTGAATTCGGCAAATTGCTGGCCGTTTATGAACGGGTTAAGGCCAATTATGTCGAACCGGTCGATGACGACAAGCTGCTGAAAGGCGCAATCGACGGGATGCTGGCGACGCTCGATCCGCACAGCTCTTATCTGGACGCTCGCGATTTCGAGAACCTGCGCACGCAGACCGAAGGGTCATATGGAGGGCTGGGCCTGTCGGTGACGATGGATGACGGTGCGGTAAAGGTGATTGCACCGACCAAGGGCAGCCCGGCTGACCTTGCCGGCGTCAAGGCAGGGGATTTCATCACGCACCTTGATGGCAAGCTGATCTATGGCGGTTCGCTGGACGAAGCGGTCGATCAGATGCGCGGCGTTCCCGGCACGCAAATCCAACTCAGCGTGTTTCGTCCTGGCCGGGATGAACCGTTCGATGTGACTATCACGCGCCAGATCATCGAACTCAAACCGGTTGAATGGGAGCTTCAGGGCAATGTTGCCGTAATCTCGGTGTCGAGTTTCAGCGCCGATGTCGGCACGTCGGTCCAGAAGGCGTGGAACGATGTCCGGGCGAAGACCGGCGGCAAGGTGACGGGGCTTGTGCTGGACCTGCGCAGCAATCCTGGCGGGCTGCTGGATGAAGCGGTGGCCTTGTCCGACCTGTTTCTGGACAAAGGCACCATCGTTTCCCAACGCGGCCGCTATGCCCGCGATAACGAAGTCTATCCCGCTGAAACCATGACCAAGGGCGATATCGCCAAGGGCGTGCCGATGATCGTGCTGATCGACGAAGGCTCGGCCTCGGCGTCCGAAATCGTTGCGGGCGCATTGCAGGACCAGCACCGTGCCGTGGTGATGGGCCAGCGCAGCTTTGGCAAGGGTAGCGTTCAGACGCTGATTCCGCTGACCCGCGATACCGCGATCAAGCTGACCACCGCGCGCTATTTCACGCCATCGGGCCGGTCGGTGCAGGAAGGCGGGATTGATCCCGACATCACCGTGCCGCAGATTTCCGATCCCGACATGCGCAAGCGCCAGCTTCGCTCCTATCGCGAAAGCGACCTGCGTGGCCATCTCATCAACGAGATCAAGCTGGACGACAAGGATCTGGAAAAGGACAAGGTCGAAGACCCCCGCTTCAAGATGACGCCTGAAGAACTGAAAGCCAAGGACATCAAGGACTTCCAGCTTTATTATGCGGTTCAGACGTTGAACCGCACGTCAGGGCCGCGTCCTGCGCTTGCAGCAAAGCTGAAGCGGTAA
- a CDS encoding murein hydrolase activator EnvC family protein: MTSRFSFGAIAFAAALVALGGMAGWQAVAQQQDAVYADAGAAGDALRRAGQALAVTRARAERLEQDARKATAQADRTAREAAAVATRIQQSEAEIQLAQARISLIDRQRETLRVAMAQRQEPVVRLTAALQMMARRPLAFSLVRAESLRETVYLRAVMETMLPEVRRRTAGLRTQIQRGRKLQDEARLATSQLREGEKALGTRKTELAALESRQRLASRNAQGVASREADRAMALAEQTRDLSALMGQLEEDGALRSRLAALPGPILPPTRPGEVLMVVDSAVSIPAQGSGLPWILPVSGRLVSGFGERAQAGLTNGIALAVRAGAQVVSPADGRVAFAGPYRGYGSIVIVEHEGGWTTLVTNLGSIAATVGEEVLQGSPIGTAGAGRPILSVELRRDGAPVNPLEHVRG, from the coding sequence ATGACGTCACGCTTTTCCTTTGGTGCCATAGCCTTTGCCGCTGCCTTAGTTGCGCTGGGCGGCATGGCAGGCTGGCAGGCCGTGGCGCAGCAGCAGGATGCGGTCTATGCCGATGCGGGTGCGGCGGGCGATGCCTTGCGCCGTGCCGGACAAGCGCTGGCCGTGACACGGGCGCGGGCCGAAAGGCTGGAACAGGACGCGCGCAAGGCTACTGCGCAGGCGGATCGCACCGCCCGCGAAGCTGCGGCAGTGGCGACACGTATCCAGCAGTCCGAAGCTGAAATCCAACTGGCGCAGGCCAGGATATCCTTGATCGACCGGCAGCGTGAAACCTTGCGCGTGGCCATGGCGCAGCGGCAGGAACCGGTGGTACGGCTGACGGCTGCACTGCAGATGATGGCACGCCGTCCACTGGCCTTCAGCCTTGTCCGCGCCGAATCACTGCGCGAAACGGTTTACCTGCGCGCGGTGATGGAAACGATGTTGCCCGAAGTGCGCCGCCGCACGGCGGGCCTGCGCACACAGATTCAGCGCGGGCGAAAATTGCAGGACGAAGCGCGCCTTGCCACCAGCCAGTTGCGTGAAGGCGAAAAGGCGCTGGGGACCAGAAAGACCGAACTCGCCGCGCTGGAAAGCCGCCAGCGGCTTGCTTCACGCAATGCGCAAGGCGTGGCCAGTCGCGAAGCTGACCGGGCCATGGCACTGGCCGAACAGACCCGTGATCTGTCGGCGCTGATGGGGCAGTTGGAAGAGGATGGCGCGCTGCGCAGCCGCCTTGCTGCACTGCCCGGCCCGATCCTACCGCCCACGCGACCCGGTGAAGTGCTGATGGTGGTGGATTCTGCTGTCAGCATACCTGCGCAAGGCAGCGGCTTGCCATGGATTCTCCCGGTTTCCGGGCGCCTCGTGTCCGGGTTTGGCGAACGCGCGCAGGCAGGGTTGACCAATGGCATCGCGCTGGCCGTGAGGGCAGGGGCGCAAGTCGTTTCGCCCGCTGATGGCCGGGTGGCCTTTGCCGGGCCTTATCGCGGATATGGCAGCATCGTCATTGTCGAACACGAAGGCGGGTGGACCACGCTGGTCACCAATCTTGGCAGTATAGCCGCCACGGTGGGGGAAGAGGTGTTGCAAGGATCGCCCATCGGCACAGCGGGCGCGGGCCGTCCGATTCTGAGTGTGGAGCTGCGCCGTGATGGTGCGCCGGTGAACCCGCTGGAGCATGTGCGCGGTTGA
- a CDS encoding 23S rRNA (pseudouridine(1915)-N(3))-methyltransferase RlmH, translating to MLLHIIARGKIGRSPEAELVDRYAKRIIWGWKVTELPDRGGAVPVASQTPVRTVAMDERGRQLTSSEFAAILGRWRDDGVRETRFLIGAADGHDEALRDGADLLIAFGKATWPHMMARAMLAEQLWRATSILAGHPYHREG from the coding sequence ATGCTGCTTCACATTATCGCTCGTGGCAAGATTGGCCGTTCGCCCGAAGCGGAGCTGGTGGATCGCTATGCCAAGCGCATAATTTGGGGCTGGAAGGTTACCGAACTGCCCGACCGGGGTGGCGCGGTGCCCGTTGCGTCGCAAACGCCGGTTCGCACCGTGGCGATGGATGAGCGCGGGCGACAGCTTACTTCGAGCGAATTTGCGGCCATTCTGGGCCGCTGGCGTGACGATGGCGTGCGCGAAACACGTTTTTTGATTGGTGCGGCTGACGGACATGATGAAGCCTTGCGGGATGGCGCAGATCTTCTGATCGCATTCGGCAAGGCCACATGGCCGCACATGATGGCCCGCGCGATGCTGGCCGAACAGCTTTGGCGCGCCACCAGCATTCTTGCTGGCCATCCCTATCATCGCGAAGGATAA
- a CDS encoding DUF1013 domain-containing protein: MSNQPTYPLMPHATASWLVDNTALTFEQIAEFCGLHILEVQAMADDLAGQKYTGRDPIHSGELNQAEIDKGQTNPEYKLKMQRAPLAVSRTKGPRYTPVSKRQDKPDGIAWILRNHPEVSDAQIGKLIGTTRTTIAAIRDRSHWNIGNINPKDPVTLGLCSQRELDSLVAKAAKRAGIEDDGLSDQRLGSDRDALIEELRAERVAQVKAASEAAQEAEAAAWLAARRAEGISDS; encoded by the coding sequence GTGAGCAACCAGCCCACGTATCCGCTGATGCCACATGCGACCGCGTCGTGGCTTGTCGACAATACCGCGCTGACCTTCGAACAGATCGCAGAATTCTGCGGCCTGCATATCCTTGAAGTGCAGGCAATGGCCGATGATCTGGCTGGCCAGAAGTATACAGGCCGCGATCCGATCCATTCGGGCGAACTGAATCAGGCCGAAATCGACAAGGGTCAGACCAACCCCGAATACAAGCTGAAGATGCAGCGGGCCCCGCTGGCCGTCAGCCGCACCAAGGGTCCACGCTATACCCCGGTGTCCAAGCGGCAGGACAAGCCCGATGGCATCGCGTGGATTCTGCGCAACCACCCCGAAGTGTCGGACGCGCAGATCGGAAAGCTGATCGGCACTACCCGCACCACCATCGCCGCGATCCGCGATCGCAGCCACTGGAACATCGGCAACATCAACCCGAAGGACCCGGTTACGCTGGGCCTGTGTTCGCAGCGCGAACTCGATTCGCTGGTGGCCAAGGCTGCCAAGCGCGCCGGGATCGAAGACGACGGATTGAGCGATCAGCGTCTGGGTTCGGACCGCGATGCCCTGATCGAAGAATTGCGGGCAGAGCGTGTGGCACAGGTCAAGGCCGCATCGGAAGCCGCACAGGAAGCCGAAGCTGCCGCATGGCTGGCCGCCCGCCGCGCCGAAGGCATTTCAGACAGCTGA